From the Mesotoga prima MesG1.Ag.4.2 genome, the window CTTTTTGGTTTTCCTACGGTCACGAAGGAATCAGTCATCCAGTTCACCTCTCATCACTTTTGCTGCCTTCTTGATTGCTCTGTTCTGCGGTTCGTAGCCAGTACATCTACAAATATTGCCATTTAGCGCGAGTTTTATCTCTTCGTCAGAGGGATCGCTATTCTCTCTTAGCAGAGCTTCTCCTGCCATTATTAGTCCAGGGATACAGTATCCACATTGGGCACCCCCTTCTTCGAGAATAGCTTCTTGAATTGGGTGAAGCTTTTCTCCATCTGCCATTCCTTCGACAGTCTCGATGTTTTGACCGTCAACCGAGGCTGCAAAAGTAGAACAAGAGAGTATTGGTTTGCCGTTCAAGAGAACTGTGCAAGTGCCGCAACTTGCCGAATTACAGCTTCTTCTGACACTTTTGTAGCCGATTCTTCTCAGTACATCGAGCAGGTATTCTCCTGGATCGATATCGATATCATGAAGTTTCCCGTTAACTGTAAGAGCTATTTTCATGTGATCATCTCCTTAACCTTTTCAGCAGCTCTCTGGGCAAGGACGGACGCGAGATGTTTTCTATACTCGAAAGAAGCGGTCATGTTAGATCCTCCAGAGAAGCTTTCGTAAACGAGGCTTCTAACTATCGCAGGCATTACATCGTTTATCTCCAGGTCTGTCATTGCCGCTTCGACGCTCTCGAATCTCGCTGGATACTGAGGTCTCGATCCACATACGACCCTGGCACCCTTTATTCGGTTACGTTCGGGAATAATCGAGAGACCAACATTTACGGTTGCAATGTCGAAAGTAGTCTTAGAGAACTTTTCGAAGGCCGAAACCCAGCCGTCTCTCTTCAACATTACATGGGTAATTAGAGGCTTTTCTCCTGTAGGTAAAGAAAAATAGTCGGATACTAACATCCTCTGATATCCGTCTACCCCATAGATCATAAGACTAGAACCCGTTGTTAGAAGGCAGGTGCTCACATCCGACCATCCAAGTTTTGGAGCGACCGAGCCACCTATTGTTGCCATGTTCCTGATCTGCCAGGAACCCACTAATGAGAAGGCGTCGTAGAAGAAGTCATCGAATTCCTTCCTGATAACTGGGTCCTTTCTAAAGGATTCAATAGTCGTAGTTGCTCCGACAACTATTTCACCCTCCGTAACTGAAATTGTGTCAAGTCTAAGAAACTTCAAGTCGATTATCTTTTCAATTCTTGAGGACTCCATAAGTGCTACAATTGTCCCTCCAGACAAGAAAATCGAATGATCTCTGTCATTCTGCATAAGTTCGTAAGCCTCTTCGACTGTCTTAGGTCTGAAGTACTCGTTTACATTAGACAGCATTGTACCCCTTCTTTCTCCAGACTTTTAGAGTTCTATGAATCAGATTCCTTACTACAGTGGTCCGATACCAGGCGGTCGCTCTAACATCATCAATGGGTGTCACACATTTCATAGCTAGTTCGACAAACCGCTCTTCGTCAAATGACCCGTTCTTTGCAGAGTAGTATTCACAAGCCTCGATCGGTACGACAACGGTCGGCGCAACAGATCCAAAGGCAAGCCTAATTTCCGACTCAGAAGTCAACGATCCAACGGAAGCGACCGAAATGGCCATAGAATTCCTCTGACCAACCTTGTAGAACTGCGGGAAGAGAGCGTCAGTCTTCTCAAATGTTATTGACTTTACGAATTCTCCTCTTGAAAGAGTTGTCTCCCCAGGACCCTTTATGAAGTCCACCACTCTTTCATACCTCTCACCATTTGCGCTTCCTATTGACAGACTGGCGTTCGTGAGAACCATCGCAACTATCGAATCCCCGGCGGGGGAGGCATTAACAATGTTTCCAGCAAGAGTGGCGCGGTTTCTAATCTGTGGACTCCCTATTTGTCTTAAGGCCATCTGTACGATTCTTCCGTGTCGGTCGATTATTTCGCTCTTCAAGAGTTCGGAAATCGTTACCCTGCAGCCAACTCTTATCTTGTCGCCGAGATCCTCAATTGTGTCAAGGCCCTTTAGATGTTTAAGGCTAACTACAATCTTAGGAATCACTCTCTTCAACCTTATCTTTACGATAAGGTCGGTGCCGCCTGAGAGAATGTGACTTCTTTCCTTCGAAAGAAGAGAAACTAGCTCCTCTTCACTGGTTGGCATTAGAACGTTGAATGACACTAACCTCACCTCCGGATTTCTCGAGCAAAATGATGCTTTTAGCAAAATCTCAAGAACACCTCATCAGATTTGCAGTCTATCTTCTGGCGAATCTATATCGAATACATTACGCTCACTGCCTTCTATTTCACGGATTTTCGCCTGTCCATTCTTAACAAGTTGAAAAGCACCCCTATCTCCAGTGATTTTCAAGAGCTCGGGAAATAGTTTCTTTGCTATGAATGTCGGGAAACCCTTTCTTCCGTCATACACAAAGGAGACCATCTCATCTTCAGGGAGAAGTGACTCCAGAAGAAACTCGACATCTTCTCCGCTAACCAAAGGCATATCGGCAAGCATGAGTACAATTCCAGTGCGCTCTTCAGCACATTCGCAAAGTCCTCTAACTATGCTGGTCGAAATTCCCTTTCTGTAATCATCATTTATCAATATTTTGAAGCTTCCCGTATCGAATCTATTGAGTTCGAAGCCAGGCTTAATAATTAGAAACTTGTTAAGAACACCAACATTCTTCAGATTATCGAGAGACCATTGCAGAAGAGGCTTTCCCCTAAAATTAGAACAGAGCTTCTCATCTCCAAAGCGACTGGATTCCCCTGCCGCCAGAAGAATTAGCGAAACAGAATTACTTTCCATTAGTTTTCCTGAGGTTTTCTGCGGCGGTCTTAATTGCCTGGACAATCTTGTAGTAACCTGTGCATCTACAAAGGTTGCCTTCGATTGCCTCCATTATCTCTTCATCGCTTGGCGAATCGTTTCTATCAAGAAGGGCCTTTGCCGACATTATCATGCCTGGAGTACAGAACCCGCATTGGACAGCTCCTTCGTCTACAAAAGCCTTCTGAATGGTGTCTAGTTCCCCATCCTTTGAGAGACCTTCAATTGTGGTTACCTCTGAACCATCGATTTCGGGAAGAAGAACGAGACAGGAATTGACTGCCTTCCCGTCGATGATTACGGTACAGGCGCCGCACTCCCCTTCGCCACAGCCTTCTTTTGTTCCAGTTAGGCCCAGTTCATCACGCAAGAAGTCCAGTAGTCTCATATCTTCGACTACATCCATTGATAACCGTTCATTGTTTAGTGTGAAGCTGATCTTCATTTAGAGCCTCCTCAATTGCATCTTTTACCGGTGACAAAGTCTCGACCTTTGGAAGCACATATGAAACGCTCTTAAGGTCCTTCAAACCATTTCCAGTTACCACGATGACAACACTATTTCTTTCGTTCACAATACTCAATCTTCTGGCCTTCTTGAAGCCTGCAAATGCCGTAGCGCCTGCCGGTTCGGCGAACACACCGGTTTCTCTGGCAAGTTCAATTATACTCCCGAGAATCTCACCGTCCGAAACGGAAAGAAACAAACCATTATGCTTCTGTGTGTACCTGCAAGCCTTAAAAACGTCTCTTGGCTTTCCCACACTGATGCTGTCCGCAACCGTTCTTGCCTCGATATCTACTGGCTCAAATGGGTATCCTCTTTCATAAGCTCTCATTATTGCGTTTGAACCTTCTGCCTGAACTCCTACTATGGTTGGAATTTTAGAGATCACACCGAGCTTCATCAAATCTTCAAACCCTTTGTAGAAACTTGACAAGACAGTACCATCACCTGCCGAAACAAAAACAAAATCCGGTAGTCTGTCTTTCGTCTTGAATGCGATTTCCATTGCACAAGTCTTCTTCCCCTCAAGAAGGTATGGATTTATTGCGCTATTTCTACAGTACCAACCCTTTGACATACCGATTTCCATCGACAAATCGAATACCCGGTCGTAGCTCGCATTTATTGCCAGGATTTTTGATCCATACACCTGTAGCTGAGTAATCTTGGCGGCAGGAGCTGTAGCGGGGACGAAGATCACGCTCTTCAGTCCACTAACAGCTGCAAATCCCGAAAGCGAGCTGGCTGCATTTCCCGTTGAAGCGCAGAAAACGGTATCGAAAGACTTTTCTTTCGCCTTTAAGACTGCAACACCGCTTGCTCTATCTTTAAATGAAGCAGTCGGATTCCTGCCGTCGTCTTTAAGGAGTAACTCCGATACTTTGTATTTTTCTTCCAAAAAATGGTTTCTATATAGAGGAGTATTGCCTACGAAGAGCCTTGGAGTATCGGTACAATTCTCAAATGGCAAAAGAAAATCAAATGCCCAAATACCCCTGTTGTTGAGATCGACCGAAGAAGATTCGTATTTTTCTCTCACTTGATCAAAGTCGTAAACGACTTCCAGGGTTCCTCTACGCTCGCCGCAAACTGGACAATAGTATTCCTCTTCCTCTTCTGAAAACTCCTTTCCGCATGTTATACATTTGAGAAGAAACTTGCTCAAACCAGGACACCTCCGATTGCAGCAACTGGGCAAATGGATTCACAAAGTCCGCAACCAAAGCATTCCGCTGAATCTACCTCCACTTTTTCCTGAAGACTGAGTGCAAAATACGGGCAGACCTCCACGCAAAGACCGCATCTAGTGCACTTATCATGATCAATTACAGGATTTCTTACGGTAAAGGACTCTTTCTGGTCCTTTGCAGAGCCAACTGCTTCTTCAACGCTTTTAAAACCTCTCTTTTCCAGAGCCGAGGGAAGCGATTCGAGAATTCTCTTGAATATCCCCTTTCCCCTTATCAGGGCTCCCGACAACATTTGAACTGCAGAAGCCCCGGCGCATAAGAAGTCTACGACATCGTCTGCGCTGACAATCCCGCCTACTCCAATTATAGGGAGAGTACAACCTTCACGAATTCTTCTCACCGATGAGAGGGATAGCCGCCTTATTACCGGTCCGCTAATCCAACCGAAACCGTCCCTGCTTCCTAAATAAGAACGATTTACTCTCCGGTCCATGGGGTAAACCGGACCCAGTGAATTGATAGCGACGATTCCGTCACCACCTGATTCCTGAACAACTCTCGCCATCTCCGCTGGATCGGGAACGGAAGGATCGAATTTCAGAAAGACAGGCTTTTCAGTTCCCGCTTTTACTGCAGAGATAAGCTCTCTGATAAGCGACGGATCATCGGCAACATAATGAGTTGACAACTCAAAAGCATCTGCGAATTTGGCGAATCGTGGGACCAACTTTCTTAAGTCCTCTGGTGAATAGCCTAGGCTAACGATTAAAGGAAGCGCTGATTCCTTCCTGTAATCTGGAAGAAATTCATTAAGCCATTTTTCAGGTGAGAATTCACTCCAAAGCTCTGTGTTTATTACGAAGTCCCTTTCTGCGATAATGCATGGTCTGGGAACCTTGGCTGCAACCGTTGATATTGTTTTTGTTACCATTGCACCTACTCCCATTGCCTCTATTGCGCGCATTTTTCTCTGGTCGCCGGTTAGTGGCCCGGAAGCGGGCATAAGGGGATTCTCTAGATGAATCCCGGCTATCTCAGTAGCGAGTTTCACCAGGCACCTCCTCAGAACCTTTTTTCAAAAGCTTTGTAAAGCTTTCTAGCCTCTTTGTATATATCATCTTCATTAACTCTTGTGGGTCTTCCTTCCGCCAGCACTCGTTCACCACCTACGAAAGCGTCGCTGACCGCAATGTTTTCGCATATACCAAAAAAGAAATGGTCGACGAAGTTCTCAGCCGTGATTTCAGTCGGGCTCTTATAATCTAGAAGAATGAAGTCTGCGCTGCTCCCTTCCCTGATTGTACCGAGATTTACACCAAAGGTCCTTGTTGCCAGATCGTAGTTTGAGCCAAAAAGCGAACGGCCGATATCACCTGAAGAACTAACTTTCGGATCACGGTAAATGTAATGAGGGCAAAGGATCAGGAACCGAACATCGTGACACAGGTTGAACCCGTACCCGTCATTTCCCAGAAGTATTCTTATGCCTTCATTAGCAAAGTTTCTCCATTCTGGAAAGCCAACGCCATTGTTCACGTTGGATTGACAGTTTACGACGATGTATCCTCTTGAATCTTTGACAAGAGTCCTTTCGGAAGGTGTAGTGTGGATGCAGTGAGCGTAGATCGAATTTTCGGTCATAAGTCCTGCCCTGCGAAATCTTTCCAGAACTCTCGAGTCATGAACACTAACTGTGTATTCCTGATCTTCAGGTCCCTCCGCGACATGGACATGTATGGGAATCTTTCCTGCTATCTCTCTTGAAGCAAGGGAAAGCGTTTCATTAGATAAAGTGAAGGAGGCATGGAGTCCGAATATGCCCTTTCTGTATGCCGAGCTTTCGCTGCTAAAATCCAAATTCTCCCTTATCCCTTTATCGCGCCGCTCCGTTCCGTCTCTGTCCGAAACCTCGTAAGCTCCACAGTATCTTAGGCCAACGGAATTCACGGAAGAAGCGATACCTCGAAGAGAACCCTCTATTGCATTTGGAGAGGAATTATGGTCAAAGAGAGATGTAACTCCGCTCTTAAGAGATTCTGTGGCAGCCACATAGGCGGAGATCTTGAGATCTTCTACTGTCATTGCTCTATCCAGTCTCCACCACAGTTGCTCAAGTAATTTCGTGAAAGACGAAGGGTTGAATGGAGCTACTTTTAACCCTCTTGCGAACGTTGAATATATGTGAGTATGGGCATTAACTAGAGATGGCATGAGCAACTTACCTTCGAAATAGAAGTTTTCGCCGTCATACGCGCTTTCTCCGGCTGCTACCTTGACTATCTTTCCATTTTCTACCCTTACGAATCCCTTTGGAATATAATCTCCATCATTTGTATAAATCGAAACGTTGTTTATTTGCATGTGCCTTTCTCCCAGTAAATGTTCTCTCTTTCAATGAAGCGTCCCGAGGCTTTCGGTAAAAGGATGTCACCGTTCTTAAAGGCCAGTTTCCCTCTGTGAATTACGGTTTCTACGGAACCTCTAAGTTTTATACCCTCAAACAATGAGTGGTCTGACCGTGTGTACCGTGACCTCGATACAGTGCTTTGCACATCTCTATCGACAATGGCGATATTAGCAATGCTTCCTGGAGCAAGAACTCCCCTCTTTGGAAAGAGGCCGAAAATTCTCGCTGGATTTGTCGAAAGAAGTGAGGAAACCCTTTTGAGATCACCATCGAGGATCGTGTTGATGGTTGCGAAGGAAATACCCAGCGAGCCAGTACCGTTAGGTATCGTGGGGTAATCGTCTCGATTTTCCCATTTTTCCCTGTTGAGGAACGGGCAATGGTCTGTTCCAATAGAAGATATCTCTCCTTTACGAAGCGCAGATTGAAGAAGAGCGCGCTCTTGATCTGTCCTCGGTGGCGGGCAGTATGTGTTCAGGTATCCTTGGTCGGTTTTTAGTGGATCATTATTTAGTAGTAGGTACTGCGGACAGGTTTCAAGTTTTGTGAACCTTCTCCAGTCGAGGCCAAGGGAAGAAAGAGCTTCAACTGTTTTTCCGCTTGAAACATGAACGATATAAAGCTGTCCTTCTTCTTCCAGAGAGATAAGCGAAAGCATTGCGACTTCGGAAAGCTCACTAATAGTCGGCCTAAGAGATGAGATATCTCTGTAGGTTGGCCTGGAGAATTCTTTTTCCCTTTCTCTTATTATCTCATCGTTCTCCGAATGGGCCATCAAAACGAATCCAAGCTTTCTTGAGAGTGAAAGCAGACTGTAAATCATCCCATCGTTCGAACGCCTACCGGAAGAGCTATACGTAGTGAAGACCTTTATCGAGGGCATCTTGGCGGCTATTGACGATCTAGCGATTTCTTCCGCGGAGAAGCTCGGATTGCCAGCCAAGGTTACGTGAAATGAGTAATCTACTCTGCTGTCCTTAGCTGCTGTCATTCTATCTCTCTTAGCAGCTTCTAATTGCGCAAGATCGGAGATTGGATCGAGAAAGTCGATAAGCGTCGTTACTCCACCACTCAGAGCAAGAGACGATCCAGATTCAAAGTTATCGGCAGAAGTGTATCTTCCTAGAGCCAG encodes:
- a CDS encoding dihydroorotase, which codes for MTYDLALENGTVCTENGLFPANVYVEGEEIRVISSIKEKLPAKESIDCSGLFLLPGFIDPHVHLGLALGRYTSADNFESGSSLALSGGVTTLIDFLDPISDLAQLEAAKRDRMTAAKDSRVDYSFHVTLAGNPSFSAEEIARSSIAAKMPSIKVFTTYSSSGRRSNDGMIYSLLSLSRKLGFVLMAHSENDEIIREREKEFSRPTYRDISSLRPTISELSEVAMLSLISLEEEGQLYIVHVSSGKTVEALSSLGLDWRRFTKLETCPQYLLLNNDPLKTDQGYLNTYCPPPRTDQERALLQSALRKGEISSIGTDHCPFLNREKWENRDDYPTIPNGTGSLGISFATINTILDGDLKRVSSLLSTNPARIFGLFPKRGVLAPGSIANIAIVDRDVQSTVSRSRYTRSDHSLFEGIKLRGSVETVIHRGKLAFKNGDILLPKASGRFIERENIYWEKGTCK
- a CDS encoding 4Fe-4S binding protein, yielding MKLATEIAGIHLENPLMPASGPLTGDQRKMRAIEAMGVGAMVTKTISTVAAKVPRPCIIAERDFVINTELWSEFSPEKWLNEFLPDYRKESALPLIVSLGYSPEDLRKLVPRFAKFADAFELSTHYVADDPSLIRELISAVKAGTEKPVFLKFDPSVPDPAEMARVVQESGGDGIVAINSLGPVYPMDRRVNRSYLGSRDGFGWISGPVIRRLSLSSVRRIREGCTLPIIGVGGIVSADDVVDFLCAGASAVQMLSGALIRGKGIFKRILESLPSALEKRGFKSVEEAVGSAKDQKESFTVRNPVIDHDKCTRCGLCVEVCPYFALSLQEKVEVDSAECFGCGLCESICPVAAIGGVLV
- a CDS encoding FAD binding domain-containing protein yields the protein MLSNVNEYFRPKTVEEAYELMQNDRDHSIFLSGGTIVALMESSRIEKIIDLKFLRLDTISVTEGEIVVGATTTIESFRKDPVIRKEFDDFFYDAFSLVGSWQIRNMATIGGSVAPKLGWSDVSTCLLTTGSSLMIYGVDGYQRMLVSDYFSLPTGEKPLITHVMLKRDGWVSAFEKFSKTTFDIATVNVGLSIIPERNRIKGARVVCGSRPQYPARFESVEAAMTDLEINDVMPAIVRSLVYESFSGGSNMTASFEYRKHLASVLAQRAAEKVKEMIT
- a CDS encoding (2Fe-2S)-binding protein, yielding MKIALTVNGKLHDIDIDPGEYLLDVLRRIGYKSVRRSCNSASCGTCTVLLNGKPILSCSTFAASVDGQNIETVEGMADGEKLHPIQEAILEEGGAQCGYCIPGLIMAGEALLRENSDPSDEEIKLALNGNICRCTGYEPQNRAIKKAAKVMRGELDD
- a CDS encoding nucleotidyltransferase family protein, whose amino-acid sequence is MESNSVSLILLAAGESSRFGDEKLCSNFRGKPLLQWSLDNLKNVGVLNKFLIIKPGFELNRFDTGSFKILINDDYRKGISTSIVRGLCECAEERTGIVLMLADMPLVSGEDVEFLLESLLPEDEMVSFVYDGRKGFPTFIAKKLFPELLKITGDRGAFQLVKNGQAKIREIEGSERNVFDIDSPEDRLQI
- a CDS encoding amidohydrolase family protein, whose protein sequence is MQINNVSIYTNDGDYIPKGFVRVENGKIVKVAAGESAYDGENFYFEGKLLMPSLVNAHTHIYSTFARGLKVAPFNPSSFTKLLEQLWWRLDRAMTVEDLKISAYVAATESLKSGVTSLFDHNSSPNAIEGSLRGIASSVNSVGLRYCGAYEVSDRDGTERRDKGIRENLDFSSESSAYRKGIFGLHASFTLSNETLSLASREIAGKIPIHVHVAEGPEDQEYTVSVHDSRVLERFRRAGLMTENSIYAHCIHTTPSERTLVKDSRGYIVVNCQSNVNNGVGFPEWRNFANEGIRILLGNDGYGFNLCHDVRFLILCPHYIYRDPKVSSSGDIGRSLFGSNYDLATRTFGVNLGTIREGSSADFILLDYKSPTEITAENFVDHFFFGICENIAVSDAFVGGERVLAEGRPTRVNEDDIYKEARKLYKAFEKRF
- a CDS encoding FAD binding domain-containing protein: MSFNVLMPTSEEELVSLLSKERSHILSGGTDLIVKIRLKRVIPKIVVSLKHLKGLDTIEDLGDKIRVGCRVTISELLKSEIIDRHGRIVQMALRQIGSPQIRNRATLAGNIVNASPAGDSIVAMVLTNASLSIGSANGERYERVVDFIKGPGETTLSRGEFVKSITFEKTDALFPQFYKVGQRNSMAISVASVGSLTSESEIRLAFGSVAPTVVVPIEACEYYSAKNGSFDEERFVELAMKCVTPIDDVRATAWYRTTVVRNLIHRTLKVWRKKGYNAV
- a CDS encoding (2Fe-2S)-binding protein; this translates as MKISFTLNNERLSMDVVEDMRLLDFLRDELGLTGTKEGCGEGECGACTVIIDGKAVNSCLVLLPEIDGSEVTTIEGLSKDGELDTIQKAFVDEGAVQCGFCTPGMIMSAKALLDRNDSPSDEEIMEAIEGNLCRCTGYYKIVQAIKTAAENLRKTNGK
- the thrC gene encoding threonine synthase — translated: MSKFLLKCITCGKEFSEEEEEYYCPVCGERRGTLEVVYDFDQVREKYESSSVDLNNRGIWAFDFLLPFENCTDTPRLFVGNTPLYRNHFLEEKYKVSELLLKDDGRNPTASFKDRASGVAVLKAKEKSFDTVFCASTGNAASSLSGFAAVSGLKSVIFVPATAPAAKITQLQVYGSKILAINASYDRVFDLSMEIGMSKGWYCRNSAINPYLLEGKKTCAMEIAFKTKDRLPDFVFVSAGDGTVLSSFYKGFEDLMKLGVISKIPTIVGVQAEGSNAIMRAYERGYPFEPVDIEARTVADSISVGKPRDVFKACRYTQKHNGLFLSVSDGEILGSIIELARETGVFAEPAGATAFAGFKKARRLSIVNERNSVVIVVTGNGLKDLKSVSYVLPKVETLSPVKDAIEEALNEDQLHTKQ